One genomic segment of Drosophila melanogaster chromosome 3L includes these proteins:
- the CG13810 gene encoding uncharacterized protein: MRLPSMVDNVWKRFMAMLSLPDLLVLGCLWASGFSLGYYAKSAYVYDNLWPHWYALVGGLVALALTLGWTLRKHKKQQYSYDHYYIIFYGLLCSLMGSCFMLTRQLAVSYYFSFVGLSVQYLAGFSYVSLRCDASGSRPSRIALANSLYAGGMATGFVIFNEMEPQRSGLIALGINLLLLCLVCLNELLHHTGCINYKESRDLVFNLLNEEKMVFLPRQAILAQFVDRTDYELKESRQWLVLILGGSLVCLQKSCLLFSPTYMQLTWSSTVGYLQQTQLYIPFVLYSAGTSFGALLLMRYTPKLVYLLFGLIQITSIVALLCIYSDEQSEHCFLFLCLIYITMGVLSSQGIHWLLECSPFLHTELALAAGFILQLCVMEGSKYESYATDTWIALIIVSVITQGLTALAIPVVQWLQPHSASLVDVRNRLLGIRRKSLPPEQTQFWHTNHFLAHNKPANQLESVQLGRSRVFQQYPISGSDTAENHKGDKF, encoded by the exons ATGAGGCTGCCATCGATGGTGGATAACGTGTGGAAGCGTTTCATGGCCATGTTGTCACTTCCGGATTTGTTGG TCCTCGGCTGTCTGTGGGCCAGTGGCTTCTCCTTGGGTTACTACGCCAAGTCGGCTTATGTGTACGACAACCTGTGGCCTCACTGGTACGCCCTGGTGGGCGGGTTGGTGGCCTTGGCTCTAACCCTGGGCTGGACCCTCAGAAAGCACAAGAAACAGCAGTACAGCTACGATCACTACTATATTATTTTCTATGGGCTTCTCTGCTCGTTGATGGGGAGCTGCTTCATGCTGACTAGACAGCTGG CTGTTAGTTATTACTTCAGCTTCGTGGGATTGAGTGTGCAGTACTTGGCCGGATTTAGTTACGTGAGCCTGCGTTGTGATGCCTCAGGATCACGACCGTCCAGAATCGCTTTGGCCAACTCACTGTATGCCGGAGGAATGGCCACAGGATTTGTGATTTTCAACGAGATGGAACCGCAGCGTAGCGGATTGATTGCTCTGGGAATTAATCTGCTCTTACTCTGCCTGGTTTGTCTAAACGAGCTGCTGCACCATACTGGCTGCATTAACTACAAAGAATCAAGGGATTTGGTGTTTAATCTACTCAACGAGGAGAAGATGGTCTTTCTGCCGCGCCAGGCGATTTTGGCGCAGTTTGTGGACAGAACGGATTACGAACTGAAGGAAAGCCGGCAGTGGCTGGTGCTGATCCTGGGAGGATCGCTGGTGTGCCTCCAGAAGAGCTGCCTTCTCTTCTCACCCACCTACATGCAGCTAACGTGGAGCAGCACGGTGGGCTATTTGCAGCAAACCCAGCTCTATATACCCTTTGTCCTGTACTCGGCTGGCACCAGTTTTGGAGCACTGCTCCTGATGAGATACACCCCCAAGTTGGTGTACCTACTCTTCGGACTTATTCAGATAACTTCGATTGTGGCTCTGCTGTGCATCTACAGCGATGAGCAGTCGGAACACTGTTTCCTGTTCCTCTGCCTCATATACATCACAATGGGTGTGCTTTCGAGCCAGGGAATCCACTGGCTCCTGGAGTGCTCACCCTTTCTCCACACAGAGTTGGCCCTGGCCGCAGGATTCATTCTGCAACTGTGCGTTATGGAGGGCTCCAAATACGAGTCCTACGCCACGGACACATGGATTGCCCTGATAATAGTGAGTGTAATCACTCAGGGACTCACTGCCCTGGCCATTCCTGTGGTGCAGTGGCTCCAGCCGCACTCCGCCAGCCTTGTCGATGTACGCAACCGCCTGCTGGGCATCCGACGGAAGTCGCTGCCCCCGGAGCAGACCCAGTTCTGGCACACCAACCACTTTCTGGCCCACAACAAGCCCGCCAACCAGCTGGAATCCGTGCAGCTGGGCAGGAGCAGGGTCTTTCAGCAGTATCCGATCAGCGGGAGTGACACCGCGGAGAACCACAAAGGCGACAAGTTCTGA